Sequence from the Streptomyces peucetius genome:
AGTCGGGTCGGTGAGGGTCTTACGCAGGTCATCGGTGATGGCCATGACTGTGGTCCTCCCGGAACGCAGATCAGTTCATTTCGTGTTCGGTCCGGCATCGCCCGGCCGGTCGCCCGGCTCTTCGGCCGGTTCACCGGCCGTGCGGGGACCGTCGGCGGCGGTGTCCTGGGGTGTGGTGCCCTTCGAAGCGTCCGCGGCACCAGCGGTCTCGAGCCCGTTCTCCTTGCGGAACGACTCGTAGATCTGCAGAAGCACCTGCTTCTGCCGCTCGTTGATGGAGGGGTCGGCAAGGATGACGGCACGCGTCTCCAGCTCGTCCCGCTCCTGCTCGTCGAGGATCCCGGCCCGCACGTACAGCGTCTCCGCGGAGATCCGCAAGGCCTTCGCGACCTGCTGGAGCACCTCCGCGCTCGGCTTGCGCAGCCCGCGCTCGATCTGGCTCAGATACGGGTTGGACACCCCGGCGGCGTCGGCGAGCTGCCGCAGGGACAGCTGCGCGGTGCGCCGCTGCTCGCGGAGGTACTCACCAAGGTTGCCGACGTTGAGCGATGCCATGTCTCGATGATGCCCCGAGCGCGCTAACTTTTGCAAGCACCTGCTTGCAAAAGTGTTCCGCGCAACATCCGCCCGCCCCGGCTGTACCAGCCTTAGGGGGCCGGCGTGGCCCGCTTCGGCGCGCCATGTGCTCAGCGCTTGATGATCTGGTCGAGAGTCTCGGCCAGCGCGGCCTTGACCGCCTCGCGGTGGTGAAGAGCCACCGGTTCCGACTCGGGGTTCGGCCGCACGCCCCGGTCCGCGAAGAGGTGGAGCATGCGCAGCGTGCGCAGGCAGTTGGTGAGGTGCGGGGGGACCGGGGTCGGGATGTGGGCGGAGCCGAAGTTGGCGGCGATCGGCTCCAGCCATGCGGTCGCGTCGTACTCGCTCATGTCGGACCGGGTGAGCACCCGGGCGAGTGCCCTGGCCAGCCGGTCGTCTTCCAGTTGGCTCCATATGTGGCTGGTGGGCGCCGTCAGCCGCGCGGCGGCGAGGTCCAGCATCCGCACCGGATCCACCTCGGGATGGCAGCCGAACCTGTTGAGCAGGTCCGCGCCGTGCGCGACCGCGTGGAGCCAGCCAAGCTCCTCGTCATAGCCGCGCAGGTCCGTCTCGCTCGGGTACCACCGCTCGAAGGCGTCTACCCAGTCGGCCTTGAAGTCTCCTCTGGTCACGAGCATGTCGAGCACCAGAGGGGCGAACGTGCGGGCCTGGATCTCCGGGTCGGCGAAGCGGGCGGCCATCTCGTCCCCCAGCGCCAGCCGCCGGGGCTCGTCGATCACCCCGCGTTCTATCCAGGCCGAGAGGACGGAGTGAGGCGCTCCGTCCCGGATCTGCGGATCGGGATCCGCAAGGGCATCGGAGAGTATGCGCACCATACCTTCCATGGGGCGGTCGGCTGGCGGGGCGCAGTCAGCGGCTTCGATCTGGTTCCAGTTGATCACGGCGCGCAGGATAACCCCGCACCACCCTGCCGCATTGCGAATAAGCCGAGGCCGGCACATCCACCTGTACGCGCTGGAGACGGTAGAGAGGTGGCTGCCGTTGAGCGAGAGGACGAGAAGACGTGGATGTGTACGAAGCCGTGGACAGTCGCCGGGCTGTGCGGGCGTTCAGCGATAAGCCGGTACCCAAAGAAATACTCGAACGAGTGCTGGCTGCAGCGACGCGGGCTCCGTCCAGTGGAAACCTCCAGCCGTGGCACCTGTACGTCGTGACCGGCGAGCCCCTGGCTGAACTGAAGAGACGCGCGACGGCAAGGGCGCTGGCGGGAGATTCGGGCGATGAGCGGGAGTATCCGATGTACCCGGCCGGACTGGCCTCGCCGTACCTGGACCGCTTTTCCGCCGCGGCCGCTCAGCGGTACGAAGCGCTGGGAATCGAGCGCGATGACCCCGACAGACCCAGGAAGATCGCCGCCTTGAACTCGGAGGCGTTCGGGGCGCCGGTCGTCCAGTTCTGCTACCTCGACCGGACGATGGGGCCAGGACAGTGGGGGGGGGACGCGGGGATGTACTTGCAGACGGTCATGCTGTTGCTGAGGGCGGAAGGGTTGCACAGCTGCCCTCAGGTGATGTGGACGATGTACCGCAAGACCGTTGGCCGGACAGTCGGTGCCGGTGACGGGCTCGTACTGTTCTGCGGTGTCGCGGTGGGATTCGAGAAGACAGGAGTGCCACGACTGCGCACCGGGCGGGCGGCCGTGGCAGAGACAGTGCGCTTCGTCGGAGCCTGACCGCATCGCGGTCAGGCAGCAGGGCCGGCAGCGGTCCAGGCTGGAGGGTGGTGAGCGTGTCGGCGGTGGCCCGGGCGGTCGCGACGACCGCCAGGCCGACCGGTGTCCGGAACGCCGCCGTGCACGACTGCTGTCCTCTGCTCAGTCCTGCGGTGAGGGGTCCGAAGCAAGCACCGCCTGGCAAGCCGACCAGGCCGGCCGGCTCAGCAGGTGGCGGAAACGAGTGAACAGGGCGAGGAGTTCAGCTCCCCACTTCTCGCGGAAGGAAGGGTCGATGCGGGCGAGGTCGAGTTCGTTGGCGGCAGACAGCTCGGCGAAGTCCCGGAGCATCCCCGGCTCGGGAATGCCGGCACGGCCGGTGAACCGGTCGTGGAAGAGGGCGTCGGCATCCGTGAGCGTCGGGTAGGTGGCCTTCCGGTCGCACGAGGCGTAGAGGTACACGATGGCTTCGGCCTCGGCGCCGATCACCGCTGCGAGTTCGGCGCGGCGGTCCGGCGGAAGCAATGCGGCGGGAAAGCCGTCCGTGCCGTAGAACGCATGGCACAGGCCCGCCAGCTGGAGGGCCGGTCGCGCGCCCCATACGGCGAGTTGCTCCTGGACTCGCTGGAGGTGCGCGAGGAGCGTCCCTCCGGGATGTGCGGTCGTCGCAGCACCGAACTCGCGCAGGAGAGCGACGGCCCGGTCGGCAGCGGCAGCGGAATCAAGCATCGGGGCGGGATCCTTCCCTTCGGCGGGCCTGGCCGGTCCGGGGCAGGACCGCGATAGCCACTTTTTTGTGGGTACTTGGCGGCGGACGGCAACCGGGCGACCCTGGTGAGGGGCGGGCGCAGGGGCCGTCCGCACCTGGCGGAGAGGGGGCTCGGCAGTGGACTCGAAGACCGTGGGTCAGGAGGCCGTCCGGGCCTCGGCGAGCTTCTCGAGGCGCCGGTGGCCCCAGTCGGACAAGGGAGCCAGCGCCTCGGAGAGATCCCGGCCGAACGCGGTCAGGGAGTACACCGTCTTCAGCGGCAGCACGTCGTGCACCTCGCGGTGCACGAGCCCGTCGCTCTCCATCTCCCGCAGTGCCTGAGTCAGCACCTTCTCGCTGAGGCCCGGCAGCTGTCGGCGCAGCTCGCCGGGGCGGTGCGGGCCGGACTCCAGCAGCCAGAGCAGAGCGGTCTTCCACTTGCCGTCGATCACTGCGATCGCGGCGGTCACCCCACAGACGTTCAGGTCCCGGGCACGACTGCGTGTCACCTTCGCCTCATTTCCATTCTTTTGCCATTGCTTCCAAGGGAGTTGGACCATGTCCACGAACACCGAACAGTCTGCCGTCACGGTGCTCGGCCTGGGGCCGATGGGCCGGTCGCTGGCCGGAGCGTTCCTCGACGCGGGAATGCGCACCACCGTCTGGAACCGGACACCCGGCAAGGACCGGGAGCCGGCCGCACGCGGCGCGGTCAGCGCCCGATCGGCAGAGGAGGCGGTCTCCGCGAGCGGGCTCATCGTGGTCTGCGTGGTGAACTACGACGCATCGGACGCCATTCTGCGGCGCGAGGCGGTCACCGCCGCGCTCAAGGGCCGCACGGTGGTCAACCTGACCGCCGACACCCCCGAGCGCGCCCGCGACACCTCCAAGTGGGCGGCCGAGCACGGCATCCGGTACCTGGACGGCGCGATCATGACGCCGACCACCACCATCGGAACCCCGGCCGGGGTGTTCCTCCACAGCGGCCCGAAGGACCTGTACCTCGAGCACCGGCCAGTACTGGAGGCGCTGGGAGGCACCCACACGCACCTCGGGGAGGACATCGGCCGGGCGGCGGCCTACGACATCGCGCTGCTCGACATCTTCTGGACCGCGATGGCGGGCTATGCGCACGCCCTGGCGGTGGCGCGGGCGGAGGGCATCTCCGCGCGTGAGCTGGCACCGTTCGCGAAGGGGATCGGCGCGATCCTCCCGCCGCTCTTCGAAGAGACCGCGGAGGAGATGGACCAGGGCACCTTCTCCGGCGAGGGCAACCCGCTCACGTCGGCGGTCTCGTCCATGGCCCACATCGTCCACACATCCGAGGCCCACGGCATCGACGCGGGCGTGATGCGCGCGGCGGAGGGCCAGGCACGGCGCGCGATCGGGCGCGGTCACGGCGCCGACGGGTTCATCCGGATCGCCGAGTTCCTCGGCCGCCGCTGACCGCCTGCGCGGCACGTCGGCGGCTCGGTAGCGTGCACCCGTGAGCGGGGACACGAACGGCGCGGGGACCGAGGAATCGGGCTGGGACGCGACCCGGTCCTGGGTGGAGAAGCAGCTCGGCGCGGGTGAGCACATCGCGGGCGTCGAGCGGCTTCTCGGCGGCTGGACATCGACGATGCGGCGGCTGAGCACCGCGGGGCCGGCCGGCACGGGGCGCACGCTGGTGCTGCGTTCGTTCGTCAAGCCCTTCTATCTCCGGCATGCGGCTGGGCTGCTCACCCGCGAGGCGGACATCCTGCGCCTGCTCGGACCGACGGACGTACCCGTGGCGGAGCTGCGGGCCGTCGACGCGAGCGGCGAGCACTGCGACCACCCGTCGCTTCTGATGAGCCTGCTGCCGGGGCGGATACGGCTGGACGAGGACGGTGCCGGCCACCGGTCCGCCCTGCTCGCACGCGAGTTGGTGCGCATCCACCGGCTGCGCGTGCCGGAGGCGGACCGGCCCCGGGCCTACCAGGCGTGGACCGCCCCCGAGCGGGTCCGCGTGCCCGGGGCGACGGACCGGCCGGAGGTGTGGCGGCACGCGGTCGACATCATCCGCCAGGACCCTCCCCGCCACGAAAGCTGCTTCCTGCACCGGGACTTCCACCCGGGGAACGTGCTGTTCACCGGGGACGCGGACGGCCTGCGCATCAGCGGGGTCGTCGACTGGGTGGAGACGTCATGGGGCCCGGCCGACCTCGACGTGGCCCACTGCTCGACCGCGCTCGCCCTGCTGCACGGCCCGGACGAGGGCATGCGCTTCGCGGACCGGTACGCCGCCGAGGGCGGCCGGCTGTCCCAGGACCCGGCCGCCCACCTCTACTGGCGCATGCTCGACGTGCTCGCCTTCGCCCCGGACGCGGAGAAGGTCGCCGTCCCGTGGCGGGAGTCGGGCCGTACCGACCTGACCGCCCCGCTGCTCGGCCGGCGCCTCGAGGAGTACCTCGAGGCCCTGCTCCGCCGCTACTGCTGAGACGACCCGCCGGCCGACGCCAGCAGTGCCGTCTCGTCGTCAGAGAGCCGCAGGGCACCGGCCGCCACGTTGTCGGCCAGGTGGTCCGGGTCGCCGGTGCCCGGGATCGCCAGCACGTGCGGGCCGCGCCGCAGCGTCCAGGCGAGCCGGATCTGCGCGGGGCTCGCGCCGTGCGCACGGGCGACGGCGAGGACCTCGTCGCTTTCCGTACCGCTCGCACCGGCCTCGCGGCCCGCGCCCGCGATCGCGAAGAACGGTACGAACGCCACGCCCTGTTCACCGCAGGCGTCCAGGAACGCGTTGTGCTCGGGCGAGGCTCCCACCCCGAACGGGTTCTGCACGCACACCACCGGCGCGATAACCTGTGCCTCCGCGAGGTGCTGGGGCCTGACGTGGGAGATGCCCAGGTGCCGGACGAGTCCGGCGTCCCTCAGCTCGGCGAGGGCCCCGAAGTGCTCGGCGAGGGAGGCGTCCGCCATGCTGCGCGGCATACGGAGGTTCACCACGTCGAGGTGGTCGCGGCCGAGCTGCCGCAGGTTCTCCTCGACCTGGCCGCGCAGCTGTTCCGGCCTGGCCCACCACCACTCCCCCGAGGTGTCGCGGCCCGGCCAGACCTTGGTGGTGATGACGAGATCGTCCGGGTACGGCGCGAGCGCCCGGTTGATCAGCTCGTTCGCGGAGCGCGTCGACGAGAAGTAGAACGCGGCGGTGTCGATGTGGTTCACCCCGAGCTCGACCGCCCGCCGCAGCACCGCGATCGCCCGGTCCCGGTCGCTCGGGCTGCCGTCCGCGTTCCCCGTGAGCCGCATCGCACCGAACCCGATCCGGTTGACCGTCAGGTCCCCCAGCTTCCAACTGCCCGCCGCAGCCGCGTCGATCGTCGTTGAAGTCATTCCCGGAAGTCTGGCACGTGCCCCGTCCGCGTCGCGCCGTCCGACGTCCCCGGGCGGGCGCAGCCCCGCAGTTCCGGCGGCAGCGGTCGGCTGTGGAGCACGTCGAGACGGGAGACCGCGCGGGTGAGCACCACGTACAGACGGTGCAGTCCGCGCGTCTCCGCCTCGGCGATCGCGGCGGGTTCGGTGACGACGACGTGGTCGTACTCGAGGCCCTTGGCGAGCGTCGCGGGCACGACGGCGACCCGGCCGCCGTCGTCGCCTCCGGGGCCGGGACCGAGCGCGGCGCGCAGGCGGCCGGTGTCCTGGTCCGCGGCGATGACGGCGATCGAGCCCTCGCTCTTCAGGGCCTCGCGTACCGCGTCGGCCGTGGCGGCGGCGATGTCGTCGACCCGGCGCACCGTCAACTCGCCGTCCGTGCGCAGCGACCGGGCGGGCGGCACGGTGACGCCCAGCGCGCCGACGAGGCGGTCGGCGTACTCGATGACGGCCGCCGGGACGCGGTAGCCGGTGGTCAGCGCGACCACGTCCGCCTCTGCCTTGCCGAGGTGCGCGAGCTGTTCGCGCCAGTTGCGGGCGGCCCACGGCGTGGTGCCCTGGGCCAGGTCGCCGAGGACGGTGAGGGAACCGAAGTCCGCCCGGCGTGCGACGGCACGGCACTGCATCGGCGACAGGTCCTGGGCCTCGTCGACGACGATGTGGGCGTAGCCCGCGGGGCGTTCGATCAGTCCGGCGAGCTCGTCGAGGAGGACGAGATCGGCCGCGGACCACTTCGCGGACCGGTACGAGCGCGGCGGCCCGGCCCATCGGATCGCCTCCCGTTCGTCCGGGGCGAGGAGCGGATCGCTGGGGTCGGTGAGCAGCTCTGCCAGCACCTCCTCGGGCCGGGTCCTCGGCCACACGGCGTCAACGAACGCGCCGACCGCGCGTGATCTGCCGATGCGCTGCGCCCAGGCGTCGCTCCTCGGCCCGGCCCGCCGCTCCGCTTGTAGTTGTACGGCCCGTACGACGCGGCTGCGGACCCGTTCGCGGCCGACGGCGTACGGCGGCGCCTCCTCGCGCACCTTCGCGACGATCCGCTCCAGCTCGTCGAGCGGCACCCGCCACCGGTACGAACCGTCGGGCACGGCGACCGGTTCGGCCGGCGGCCGCACCCGGGCGTGCAGGGCGCGGCGCAGTACGGCCGCCATGCGGATGTCGTGCTTGACGACCGCCGCGGCCTCGGAGTCGTGGGCACGGATGTCGTGGCGGGCGATCTCGTCCTCGACGGTGGACTGGCGGACGCCGGTCTCCCCGAGGGCCGGGAGCACTTCGGAGATGTAGGACAGGAACGTCCGGTTGGGACCGAGGATCAGCAGCCCGCCGTGCCCCAGGCGCTGCGGATACGTGTAGAGCAGATACGCGGCCCGGTGCAGGCCGACGGCGGTCTTGCCGGTGCCGGGGGCGCCCTGCACGCAGACGGTGCCGGCCGGTTCGGCGCGTACGAGGTGGTCCTGTTCGGGTTGGATGGTGGCGGCGATGTCGCGCATCGGGCCGATGCGGGGCCGCTCGATCTCGTCCGCGACGATCGCGCTCGTGCCGGTGGTCTCGCCCCGGCCCAGCCGTTCGTCCTCCAGGCTCGTCAGATCGGCCGGGTCGCCCTTGCCGAAGGGCGCCCAGCCGAACCGCCGGCGTACCGCGATGCCCTGCGGGTCACCGGCGCTCGCCTGGTAGAAGGCGCGCGCGACGGGGGCGCGCCAGTCGACGACGAGCGGGGGGTCGGCGGGGTGGCGGCTGACGCGGCGGCGGCCGAGGTGGTGGCTCCGGCCGTCCTCGTGGTCGAGGCGGCCGAAGAACAGCGGGCCCGGCGGCTGCTCGCGCAGTTCCTTGGCGTCGCTGCGGAACCGGTACCCGAGGGCTTCGGCGTCGGCGCCGGACGCGGAGACGTCGGCCCCGGTGGCGACACGGTGGTCCGCGGCGGCCAGCATCTCCGCCAGGGCGGCGCGGCAGGCTTCGTGGAAGGCGCGTTCCTGCTCGAGGGCATGGCTGAGGTCAAGTTTGAGGTCATGGTTCGGTGACGTCATTCCCGCGAGAATAACGCAACCGAGTCACATTAGTTCCTCAGTTCTACCTTCAGGTTCCCACTTCAGCCGATCCCTTCGCGCAGTTGCGCGAAGGCCAGCTCCGCCGCCGAGACCGCGTCCCGTTCCACGTCCTCGGCCCGTTCGCCCGCCGCGATGCGCCGCCAGTTCTCCTCCGCGAGGACGCGCTGCACGGCCACGATCTGACCCGCCGCGAGCCGCGCGGCGAGCCCCTCCACCCCCGCCCCGCGCAGCGCCTCTGCCAGTGCCCGCTCGGACCTGCCCTGGTAGGCGTGGAGCCGCGCCACCAGGCTCGGTGTCCCGTAGAGCAGCCGGTGGAAGGCGAGTACACCCGGCTCGTCGTTCAGCCCGGTCACCGGGTCGCGTCGCGACAGTCCGTCGAGGTAGTGGCGGCGCAGGGCCTCCAGCGGCGCGACATCGGCCGGCCGGGCGGCGACCACGCGCGCGGCCTCGTCCTCGTGGTCGGCGAACCGGTGCAGTGCCAGGTCCTCCTTGGCGGGGAAGTACCGGAACAGGGTCGGCTTCGAGACGTCCGCCGCCGCCGCGACCTCGGCGACGGACACGGCGTCGAAGCCTCGCTCGAGGAAGAGTGCGATCGCGGCGTCCGAGATCGCCCGGTACGTGAGGCGCTTCTTGCGCTCCCGCAGCCCCATCTCCCCGCTCATGTTCTCGCCGCTCATGCCGCGCCGCCCTCCTCGCGGACCGTGCCGTCACCCCGGCCGTCGCCGACCGCGCCGCCGTCGCGGCTCTCCCCGCCCGGGCAGCCGCCGTCTCCGCCGCGACCGGCGATCAGCACGCCCACCCCGTCCAGCAGGCGCTCCAGGCCGAAGACGAACTCGAAGTCCTGGCTGTCCGGTTCGTACATCACCCTCGACTCCAGCAGCCGGGCGAGAGCCGGGTAGCGCTCGGGGTCCGCGAATCGCTCCAAGGTCTGCGCGTAACGGCGCATGACGACCTCGGGCGACTCGCCGCTCGCCGCGATCGCCGCGCCCAGGTCCGCCATGAGCAGCGCCTCGTTCCGCACGAAGCCGCCGACCAGCATGATCACCGAGATCTTCTCGCCCTCGTCGAGGCCCGTGCCGGCCAGGGCGGCAAGGCCGCGGTCCCACCAGGCGACCGAGTTCGGGGTGGCGGGCGGACCGGAAATGGGGATGCGCAGCATCCACAGGTTCCGGTGGAACACCTCTCGTTGCGCCCAGGCCCAGGCCGCCAGCGCCTCGCGCCAGCCGGTCCCCGGGGGCGGCGGCGCCGGCGGCAGGCCGACGGCCTCCTCCTGCATCAGGATGTAGAGCTCGCCCTTGGCGGCGACGTACCGGTACAGGGACATCGTCGAGACGCCCAGCTCCTTGGCGACCCGGCCCATGGAGACGGCTCCGAGCCCTTCGGCCGACGCGAGGGCGACGGCGGCCGCGACGATCCGTTCGATACCGATCCCCGGCTTCGGGCCCTTGCCCGGCCGTTCCCGCAACCCCCACGCCGCCTCGATGCTCGCGGGCAGCCCGGTACCGGTCCGCGCACCTCCCGGGCCGCGCCTGCGTCCGTCGTCCGCCATTGCCTCCGCCGCCCTCTGAACGCCGACCACCGTCCTGCTGTCGGCCGCCAACCTCTAGTGCTTGACGCACATCCTAGTAGTGCGTAACTCTTACGCAGTAGCGCGTACCTCATACGCAGAAGGAGTTCGCCGTGATGAGCACCCGCCGACCACCGCCCGTCGCCACCGGAGGACCGGCCACCGGACCGGCCGTCGACGCACACGGCCTGCGCAAGGCATACGGCAAGGTCACCGTGCTCGACGGCCTCGACCTCGTGGTCGAACGCGGCACCGTGTTCGCCCTGCTCGGGCCGAACGGCGCCGGCAAGACGACGACCGTACGGATCCTCGCCACCCTCACCGCCCCCGACGCCGGCCACGCCCGGGTCGCCGGACACGACGTGACGGCCGACCGCGGCCGGGTACGCCGGGCGATCAGCCTCACCGGCCAGTTCGCGGCGGTCGACGAGAAGCAGACCGGCGAGGAGAACCTCCGCATGATGGGCCGTCTCAGCGGCCTGTCACGCCGGGCCGCCCGGCGCCGCACCGCCGAACTGCTGGAACGCTTCGACCTCACCGGCGCCGGCCGCCGCCTCGCCGTGACGTACTCGGGAGGCATGCGCCGCCGGCTGGACCTCGCCGCCGGGCTCGTCGGCGAACCCGAGGTCGTGTTCCTGGACGAGCCGACGACCGGCCTCGACCCGCGCAGCCGCCAGGAGCTCTGGCAGGTGGTGCGCGACCTCTCCGGCCGCGGCACCACCGTCTTCCTCACCACCCAGTACCTGGAGGAGGCCGACCGGCTGGCCGACCGCGTCGCCGTCATGGACGGCGGCCGCATCGTCGCCCAGGGCACGGCGGCGGAGCTGAAGTCCACGGTCGGCGGCCACCGCCTGGACCTCGTCTTCACCGACCCGGCCGCCTACCGGCGGCACGAGGAACGGGCCGTGCACCGTTCCCCGCAGACCCTCACCCTCGGCATACCGACGGACGGCTCGGCCGCTCTCGTCCGCGCGCTGCTCGACGAGATCGACCCGGAGCGGCGGGACGTGGCCCGCTTCTCCCTCCACACGACGACACTCGACGACGTCTTCCTGTCGCTCACGCGTACGGGCGCACACCGCCAGGAGGAGCCCACCCATGCCTGATTCCCCCGGCATCCCCGGTTCCGCCGGCCTGTTGACGCCCGCGCTGACCATGACCGGCCGCTGCATCCGGCTCAGCCGCCGCGACATCGACGCCGTCATCACGTCGATGATGCTGCCGGTCATGCTGATGCTCGTCTTCGTCTACTTCTTCGGCGGAGCGATCAGTACCGGTACGGAGTACATCGACTACGTCGCACCCGGCATCCTCGTCCTGTGCGCGGCCTTCGGCTCGTCCGGCACGGCGGTCCGTGTGAGCGAGGACATGAAGGGCGGCATCATCGACCGCTTCCGCTCCCTCGACGTGGGCGGCACGTCGATCCTGGCCGGGCATGTCGTGGCGAGCACCGTGCGCAACCTCTTCTCCACCGCGCTCGTCCTCGGCATCGGCCTTCTCATCGGCTTCCGCCCCTCGGCCTCCCCCGCCGGCTGGCTCGCCGCCGGAGGCGTCCTGGTGCTGTTCCTGGTGGCGCTCTCCTGGCTCTCCGCGACGGTCGGCCTCCTGGCGAAGACACCGGAAGCGGCGGCGGGTTTCACCTTCTTCATGATGTTCCTGCCCTACCCGAGCAGCGCGTTCGTCCCCATCGAGACCATGCCGGGCTGGCTCCACGGCTTCGCCGACCACCAGCCGGTCACCCCGCTGATCGAGTCGCTCCGCGGACTTCTCCACGACCAGCCGGTGGGCTCGGCGCCATGGCTGGCGCTGGCGTGGTGCGCGGGGATCCTGGCCGCAGCGGTGGCGCTGTCGGGGGTGCTGTTCAGGGTGCGGACCGGCTGAAACGCTCCAGGGCGCCCATGATCCGCCCGACCTGCGGCGGTTCGGCCGCTCCCAGCGCCGAGCGTCCCCTGGCGAGGACCGCCCGCAGCTTGCGGGAGGTCCGGCGCAGGGCCGGGCCGCCACCGTCCCCCCGGGCGACGCCGAGGGCGGCGCGGATGACGTCCGTGTACACGGACTGGGCACGCTTGTACTCCAGGAGCCACGGCAGGTCCGCCCGCCATCCGTACGAGCTGCCCGGCCGCACCTCCTCGACGGCGTCCCGCCAGCGCCGCGCCACGTCCGCCTCCTGCTCCGGCGGGTAGCCCATCAGATGCAGATGGGTGGCGAGTTCGTACAGCGGATCACCGAACATGGCCAGCTCCCAGTCGATGGTCCACAGCCGGCCGTCGCCGTCGACGATGAAGTTCTCCCGGTGCAGGTCCCCGTGGAGCAGGCAGAACGGGCGCCTGCTGAACGAGCGCGTCCGCTCCGCCAGCCGTGCCATGCCGCTCTCCGGCACCCCGAGCTCGGCGAACAGCCGTCCGTAGAGGGGCCGGTACGCCTGGTGGACCCGCTCCTCCGTGAACCGGATCAGCCCCTCGGCGAAGGCCCCGCAGTCCCCGTCGGCGACACCGACGGCCGTCATGTCCGGCCCGTCCGCCGGATGGACCGCGGTCGCAGCTCCCGTCGGAGGAACTGCCGTCTCAGCTCCCGCCGGAGGGGCTCCCGTCGGGAGGGATGCCGCGGGGACCATGGCCAGTTCGCGGAACAGCCGCTCGATCTGGGCGACATGGGCCTCCGCGACGGCACTGCCCGGACGCCCGTACCGGGCGAGGGTCGAGCCCTCGATGAACCGCTGCAGGCCGATGTCGTCGACCTCGATGATCTCCGGGACGCTGGTCACGCGTCCCGCCAGCGCCCGCAGCAGCGCCCCCTCGGAGTCGAAGAACCGCCGGTCGAAGCGGAGGATGCCCTCCCGCGGCTCCCGGCACTTCCACCGGACCGTGCCGGCACCGCCCGCCGGGTGGGGCAGCGGGAAGGCGTAGGTCTCATGGTGGTAGCCCTTCAGCGGCCCCTCGATCAGCGCCTCGCCG
This genomic interval carries:
- a CDS encoding helix-turn-helix domain-containing protein → MASLNVGNLGEYLREQRRTAQLSLRQLADAAGVSNPYLSQIERGLRKPSAEVLQQVAKALRISAETLYVRAGILDEQERDELETRAVILADPSINERQKQVLLQIYESFRKENGLETAGAADASKGTTPQDTAADGPRTAGEPAEEPGDRPGDAGPNTK
- a CDS encoding NAD(P)-dependent oxidoreductase, giving the protein MSTNTEQSAVTVLGLGPMGRSLAGAFLDAGMRTTVWNRTPGKDREPAARGAVSARSAEEAVSASGLIVVCVVNYDASDAILRREAVTAALKGRTVVNLTADTPERARDTSKWAAEHGIRYLDGAIMTPTTTIGTPAGVFLHSGPKDLYLEHRPVLEALGGTHTHLGEDIGRAAAYDIALLDIFWTAMAGYAHALAVARAEGISARELAPFAKGIGAILPPLFEETAEEMDQGTFSGEGNPLTSAVSSMAHIVHTSEAHGIDAGVMRAAEGQARRAIGRGHGADGFIRIAEFLGRR
- a CDS encoding phosphotransferase family protein — protein: MSGDTNGAGTEESGWDATRSWVEKQLGAGEHIAGVERLLGGWTSTMRRLSTAGPAGTGRTLVLRSFVKPFYLRHAAGLLTREADILRLLGPTDVPVAELRAVDASGEHCDHPSLLMSLLPGRIRLDEDGAGHRSALLARELVRIHRLRVPEADRPRAYQAWTAPERVRVPGATDRPEVWRHAVDIIRQDPPRHESCFLHRDFHPGNVLFTGDADGLRISGVVDWVETSWGPADLDVAHCSTALALLHGPDEGMRFADRYAAEGGRLSQDPAAHLYWRMLDVLAFAPDAEKVAVPWRESGRTDLTAPLLGRRLEEYLEALLRRYC
- a CDS encoding DUF2785 domain-containing protein, yielding MVRILSDALADPDPQIRDGAPHSVLSAWIERGVIDEPRRLALGDEMAARFADPEIQARTFAPLVLDMLVTRGDFKADWVDAFERWYPSETDLRGYDEELGWLHAVAHGADLLNRFGCHPEVDPVRMLDLAAARLTAPTSHIWSQLEDDRLARALARVLTRSDMSEYDATAWLEPIAANFGSAHIPTPVPPHLTNCLRTLRMLHLFADRGVRPNPESEPVALHHREAVKAALAETLDQIIKR
- a CDS encoding nitroreductase, producing MDVYEAVDSRRAVRAFSDKPVPKEILERVLAAATRAPSSGNLQPWHLYVVTGEPLAELKRRATARALAGDSGDEREYPMYPAGLASPYLDRFSAAAAQRYEALGIERDDPDRPRKIAALNSEAFGAPVVQFCYLDRTMGPGQWGGDAGMYLQTVMLLLRAEGLHSCPQVMWTMYRKTVGRTVGAGDGLVLFCGVAVGFEKTGVPRLRTGRAAVAETVRFVGA
- a CDS encoding HelD family protein, with the translated sequence MTSPNHDLKLDLSHALEQERAFHEACRAALAEMLAAADHRVATGADVSASGADAEALGYRFRSDAKELREQPPGPLFFGRLDHEDGRSHHLGRRRVSRHPADPPLVVDWRAPVARAFYQASAGDPQGIAVRRRFGWAPFGKGDPADLTSLEDERLGRGETTGTSAIVADEIERPRIGPMRDIAATIQPEQDHLVRAEPAGTVCVQGAPGTGKTAVGLHRAAYLLYTYPQRLGHGGLLILGPNRTFLSYISEVLPALGETGVRQSTVEDEIARHDIRAHDSEAAAVVKHDIRMAAVLRRALHARVRPPAEPVAVPDGSYRWRVPLDELERIVAKVREEAPPYAVGRERVRSRVVRAVQLQAERRAGPRSDAWAQRIGRSRAVGAFVDAVWPRTRPEEVLAELLTDPSDPLLAPDEREAIRWAGPPRSYRSAKWSAADLVLLDELAGLIERPAGYAHIVVDEAQDLSPMQCRAVARRADFGSLTVLGDLAQGTTPWAARNWREQLAHLGKAEADVVALTTGYRVPAAVIEYADRLVGALGVTVPPARSLRTDGELTVRRVDDIAAATADAVREALKSEGSIAVIAADQDTGRLRAALGPGPGGDDGGRVAVVPATLAKGLEYDHVVVTEPAAIAEAETRGLHRLYVVLTRAVSRLDVLHSRPLPPELRGCARPGTSDGATRTGHVPDFRE
- a CDS encoding winged helix-turn-helix transcriptional regulator, with product MTRSRARDLNVCGVTAAIAVIDGKWKTALLWLLESGPHRPGELRRQLPGLSEKVLTQALREMESDGLVHREVHDVLPLKTVYSLTAFGRDLSEALAPLSDWGHRRLEKLAEARTAS
- a CDS encoding aldo/keto reductase → MTSTTIDAAAAGSWKLGDLTVNRIGFGAMRLTGNADGSPSDRDRAIAVLRRAVELGVNHIDTAAFYFSSTRSANELINRALAPYPDDLVITTKVWPGRDTSGEWWWARPEQLRGQVEENLRQLGRDHLDVVNLRMPRSMADASLAEHFGALAELRDAGLVRHLGISHVRPQHLAEAQVIAPVVCVQNPFGVGASPEHNAFLDACGEQGVAFVPFFAIAGAGREAGASGTESDEVLAVARAHGASPAQIRLAWTLRRGPHVLAIPGTGDPDHLADNVAAGALRLSDDETALLASAGGSSQQ
- a CDS encoding DUF6817 domain-containing protein, whose translation is MLDSAAAADRAVALLREFGAATTAHPGGTLLAHLQRVQEQLAVWGARPALQLAGLCHAFYGTDGFPAALLPPDRRAELAAVIGAEAEAIVYLYASCDRKATYPTLTDADALFHDRFTGRAGIPEPGMLRDFAELSAANELDLARIDPSFREKWGAELLALFTRFRHLLSRPAWSACQAVLASDPSPQD